The Mesotoga sp. UBA6090 sequence GTGAAAGTTATTGGCGGCCTTTTCCATAGTGAGAGTGCTTCCTGCAAGAGTTCCATCTTCAAGTGTTGCCACATTGCCTTTGACTTTCACTTTAAGCCCCCCGAGATCATAGATTCCATCATTGAGACCGGTTGCGTCAAGAGAGTCAGTAACCAAGATAATTGCTTCACTGCCACGTATTTTGTGGGCCATCTGGACAAACTCCGGCGCAGTGTGAATTCCATCTACTATCATCTCCAGCTTCATAGGTAATAAGAAACCTGCCCCAACACAACCTATCTCTCTGTGGTGAAGAACATTCATACCGTTAGGAAAGTGAGTCATCCTACCACAACCAGACTCATAAGCTTCTTTGATTTGAGAATAAGTAGCATCTGTGTGTCCAATTGAGACAAAAATCTCATTCTTGAATATTTCGGGAAGGACCTCTAGAAAGCCCTCGATCTCTGGAGCCATTGTTATCAGTACGACGATATCGGAAAGCACTGATCTGAGCTCCTTGATTGTTGCTGGTCTGATTACTGAGGGATTCTGAGCCCCTTTCTTCTTAGGGTTAATATATGGTCCCTCGTAGTGCACTCCACGAACGGCCGTTCTGGGTCTTTCACTCACATAGTTTGAGACAAGGTCAGCCACTCTCTTCATTTCATTTGAGTCGGCGGAGACTGTCGTGGGAATTAGAGAAGTTACACCGTGAGTCTCAACGAATTCCTCCCACCTTTCAAGATCTCCTGTATTCATTGTCATACAGTTAATTCCAACTGCACCATGCGAATGTGTATCGACAAAGCCAGGCATAGCTATTGAGCTGAATTCTCCGCCCGTCTTTGCAACTGATTCAATTTTGCTTCCAGATATTCTGATATTTGCAGTGTATTCCCCATCTACTGGATCAACAACAAGAACCCTTTCCAGTTCCATTCACTTCATCTCCCTTCATGACTCAATTATTACATCTATTAGGAGTGATCTGGGCAATCTAAGAGCAAAATGAATAGGTCGTGATAGCTGGCAGGGGCAAACAGAAACTGGTTCTCCGTTGATGGTTCTCCAAAAGAATCCGAAGGTCGCTTGCTAAGAGACGCTTAACGCTGGAGATCCGCTTCTTAGGAAACGCTGCGCGCTGTGAAGAGCCGTCCTTGGTCCTTCGTCCAAAACCATGAATACGTCCTTCGAAAGAGCAGTTGCAAGCTCTGGCAAAAAGACTAAAATTCCGTCTCGAAAGCGGATAAAAGAGCTCTTCAAGGCTTTTCAAGATCCCAGATCCTTACTTGCCCTCTTTGTTTTCCCGTTCTCTCTACTCTCTGAATTAATGGTCTGACCAAGAAAGAAAAAGTGATTTTTGCTCTGGAACGAAGAACAGGTTCATGATTTGGGAAGATAGACGAAGGACGGTTTCTCAGCAGCGTTCAGCGGGTTTTTGTTTTTAAGCGTACAGCGGTTCTTTGGACCGAGATGCTGAATCAAGTTCAGCATGACAGCGGAATTATGATCGGGTCTTGGGTCTAGGGTCTGGCGAACAAAAGCGGCTCTGAAAAATCAGCGGCGGATCGTTGATCGTCAACGTGGTTTTAGCAGCGATCAATTGCAAGCTGCTTCTTTGGCCGACGTAGTCGGAACTGGCCTACGTCAGCAGACTGGCTTCTTCTTTCTCTTTTTCTTGTAGCGAAGCTCTCGACTTGTCTTATGTAAGTAAAGAGATGCTGAATCAAGTTCGGATGACTGGATTAAGATGAGTGTATAGAGTGTAGGATTTAGCAAACAGACGCGATTGACCAATTCGCTGTTGCCAGCGTTCCCGAGGAACTCATCCCGGTCGATCCGGGATCTGGTCCTTGATCTTTCGAAGGACTTGGCTTATCTTGCATCCCCTGCCTCTCTTATTCTAACAAACAACGAAGGACCAAGGAGGATTTATCCTTCAGATGACAAGATGTGACATTTTTGGAATAACCAAACGCTTGCCAGATGGTATAGACATACGGAGTTCCTTACTTCATCATCCCGAATTTATTTCGGGAACTGGGCATTTGAGAAACGTTGTAGGGGGTTGCAGGCTACTTACCGGTAGGAAAGAGCCAGAGAAGCTGTTCTCCGTTGCCGATAAGACCACATCCCCGGATCCATACACGCTCCTTCCACCCGGTGTTATTAACCCGTACTTCTTAACCCGTTCTTTTCACCCGATACTTTGTTCCCCGCGAAGCGGGCCTTGTGGCTCTGAGAAGGCTTCCTTTTCGGGCGAACAGCCGTTCGCCCCTACAGAAGAATCGCAGCATCGTCTGACATTGTCATCCGTACTGCCCTGTATGGTATCTCGTTCTTCCAGGTCTTCTCGGAGAGCGGCGGACCGGTAACGGCTAACGGTTTTTCAGCCCTGCTCTCAGTGAGACTAATCTGCCGTAGCAGAGAAACGGCCATCACTTTCCACAGAGTCTGCAATAAAAAACTGAAGACCCTTTGGAAAGTTATGGAACGGGTCTTCAGCTATTTGGCGTGCACTGTATTTCCTAGTTGCCAAAACAAATTTGATCGCCTCTCCTTCTTTTCAGTTGTGGATAGAGGCCATGTATCTCTTCAAAGCGTCGCTCTTCATCTTCTCTATATATCTATCCACATCTGCTAGATTTCCTCTTCTCTTTTTCATGATCTCACCTCCTTATCTCTGGAGTTAAAACCTGGGGCTTGTCATCAAAGAACTGTATGTACTCTCTCTTAACTGTGAAACCATCCTGTCTATTTCCTTCATGCTTCTCTTTTTCATCTTCGTTCCTCCTCTTATCTTTCCCTTATTAGAATCTCGGGTTGATCAGCAAATTGCTGTATACGCTGTCTCTTTCACTCTCGATCAATCTGTCTATGGCCTTCAAGTTTCTCTTCTCTCTGAATTTCATCCAATCTCCTCCTCTCTTATCTGATGTTCATCAATTTTTCTTAGTGAATCTTTAACAATGTTCGAGTAGATCTCTCTTTCCCTGTAGTGAATCTTCTTCTCTCTTCCTTTCATCTTCCTCACCTCCTTCATAGGTAATGTGGGAAGGACTCTCTCGCTACTTTCTCTTTGAACTTTCGAACGGCTCTTTCGATGGAAGCTGGATCCTTAACTTTTCTCATTTCTACACCTCCTTTTATTAAACTCTGGTTCTACATTCATAATATATCACATAAAATAATGAAAAGTCAAGCACATAAATAAAAATATCTTCAATTACTATAATTATTTCTTCTATAGGGATAAGTATTTGTTTTATTGATCAGTTAAATAGTGAATTGGACGGAATCAGGAAGTTCTTATGGGAAGAAACTGTAGAATTCGATAAGAATATTGTCTCAATAAGCCGCCAAATGAATCGAAATACTGTTTTTGTGTTTTGAGAATATGGAGTTGATATTCAATTGAACCTGAAGATAGCCTAGTAATCGAATTGAACTTCAAAGCATGGAAATCAGTTCACTTTCAAATGTATAATCAAAAATGAA is a genomic window containing:
- the nagA gene encoding N-acetylglucosamine-6-phosphate deacetylase, which gives rise to MELERVLVVDPVDGEYTANIRISGSKIESVAKTGGEFSSIAMPGFVDTHSHGAVGINCMTMNTGDLERWEEFVETHGVTSLIPTTVSADSNEMKRVADLVSNYVSERPRTAVRGVHYEGPYINPKKKGAQNPSVIRPATIKELRSVLSDIVVLITMAPEIEGFLEVLPEIFKNEIFVSIGHTDATYSQIKEAYESGCGRMTHFPNGMNVLHHREIGCVGAGFLLPMKLEMIVDGIHTAPEFVQMAHKIRGSEAIILVTDSLDATGLNDGIYDLGGLKVKVKGNVATLEDGTLAGSTLTMEKAANNFHSWTGCSLQELAKVTSYNALQNLGIHNRGRFKEGFVADLVLLNRELEVEETILAGQSVFRAREG